In a genomic window of Acidilobus saccharovorans 345-15:
- a CDS encoding nicotinamide-nucleotide adenylyltransferase, whose protein sequence is MLLYGRFQPFHRGHVSLVKWALSQGFDEVVILVGMASENYTVRNPFTAGERIEMARLSAKDENISLDRIVTATIETLEVSIGCAYYVLSYVPKVKAIMTRNPVIGKAFSDAGIEVISPPTFNREEWRGERIRAMIARGDPKWKEYVTPSVAKFIEEIGGVDRIRKISSED, encoded by the coding sequence GTGTTGCTTTACGGGAGGTTCCAGCCCTTCCACAGGGGTCATGTGAGCCTCGTTAAGTGGGCATTATCGCAGGGCTTCGACGAAGTAGTAATACTAGTTGGCATGGCCTCAGAGAACTACACTGTAAGGAATCCCTTTACTGCTGGCGAAAGGATCGAGATGGCAAGGCTCTCAGCTAAGGACGAGAACATAAGCCTCGACAGGATAGTTACTGCTACCATAGAGACCCTGGAGGTGAGCATCGGGTGCGCTTATTATGTGCTGTCCTACGTGCCTAAGGTTAAGGCAATAATGACTAGAAACCCAGTCATAGGCAAGGCGTTCTCGGACGCTGGCATAGAGGTCATAAGCCCACCTACCTTCAATCGCGAGGAGTGGAGGGGCGAGAGAATACGTGCGATGATAGCTCGCGGCGACCCTAAGTGGAAGGAATACGTCACGCCCTCCGTAGCAAAGTTCATAGAGGAGATAGGGGGTGTTGACAGAATACGAAAGATATCCTCCGAGGACTGA
- a CDS encoding peptidase M50, protein MRPWRRPWYYAEVDEPYSWIIGILAVLVAMAGVQAFRLSTYTSVYSYVVGGVVIGMVVHELMHRNVARRYGMRSSYVINWLGVIVTLVTAILPIKLIAPGYTRVYSRGFEEDRRGILYSVAAGPMSNIVMALAALIAGALVRALVSSVFAASFTSTWLIGFSNINSYLAFFNLLPIPPLDGYKIFRLSLELWIIMFIVSIAFFAATLMLL, encoded by the coding sequence GTGCGTCCATGGAGAAGGCCATGGTACTACGCTGAGGTGGACGAGCCTTACTCATGGATAATTGGAATCCTAGCAGTACTTGTAGCCATGGCGGGCGTTCAAGCCTTCAGATTAAGCACATACACGTCCGTTTATAGCTACGTAGTGGGAGGAGTAGTCATTGGTATGGTCGTCCACGAACTCATGCACAGAAACGTGGCGCGCCGTTATGGCATGAGGTCAAGTTACGTCATTAATTGGCTAGGGGTCATAGTCACGTTAGTCACAGCTATTCTCCCCATAAAGCTCATAGCGCCGGGCTACACTCGCGTCTATAGCCGCGGCTTCGAAGAGGACAGAAGGGGCATCCTGTACTCAGTGGCCGCGGGCCCCATGAGCAATATAGTCATGGCCTTAGCGGCTCTCATAGCCGGAGCGCTGGTGAGAGCCCTGGTGTCTAGTGTGTTTGCCGCGTCGTTTACTTCCACGTGGCTTATAGGTTTCTCGAACATAAACTCCTATCTGGCCTTCTTCAACCTGTTGCCCATACCGCCGTTAGATGGATACAAAATCTTTAGGTTAAGCCTAGAGCTGTGGATAATAATGTTTATAGTGTCTATAGCTTTCTTTGCCGCAACTTTGATGCTCCTCTGA
- a CDS encoding RecB-family nuclease yields MRKVIPVIHNTSSVQRLVDMARIVLSMNIDLLVATKVYGAAAQSGIAEAFRLLLKAGKGLVVLPELKDAVETYDGTQVFLVDKEHAAELVDPLSGDFTAGSNSPLMLVFNGSDAPFSPQELSLGKPIYIKGLSYRAGSTAEASLLLYGILR; encoded by the coding sequence TTGAGGAAGGTCATACCAGTCATTCATAACACCTCAAGCGTTCAGAGGCTAGTTGACATGGCCAGGATAGTGCTCAGTATGAACATAGATCTCCTGGTGGCGACCAAAGTTTATGGGGCCGCGGCGCAGTCAGGCATTGCTGAGGCCTTTAGGCTTCTGCTCAAGGCCGGCAAGGGCTTGGTCGTGTTACCTGAGCTTAAGGACGCCGTGGAGACTTACGACGGCACGCAGGTGTTTTTAGTAGATAAGGAGCACGCCGCGGAGCTCGTCGACCCACTCTCGGGGGACTTCACTGCAGGCTCAAACAGCCCACTGATGCTTGTGTTTAACGGCTCTGACGCTCCTTTCAGCCCACAGGAGCTCTCCCTTGGCAAGCCGATCTACATAAAGGGCCTGTCCTACAGGGCTGGGAGCACTGCAGAGGCCTCGCTGCTGCTTTATGGGATCCTAAGGTAA
- a CDS encoding aminoacyl--tRNA ligase-related protein has protein sequence MSQEKDHMDYAQDLDIAARPDLTISVLGTDVGSLLGHGIPLFTIGGGYLRSALSQILVNFHARRGYYIAETPIVSSGALFELSGHMGYYKQNMFVFQVEGKEYAVKPMNCPFHILIFLSEVTRHRNKVSLPFKVFEVGRVHRLEPSGSVYGLLRSRSFTQDDAHIITLGKDAVNVITSVFDEMITIYSKLFNVEMNPSTVTLRLSLSDKSKIGTDFMGTKDEWEKAEDFLRGALEAIASKYGLRYTAAEGEAAFYGPKIDVLVKLGSGQEGKEWQLGTIQFDFNLPRRFKIFDAAKELYGSEDVYIIHRALIGSIERFLGAYLDNYKGRLPFVLAPLQFAVLAIKAGDEFDKRVEDFALSLHRALVAKGFRSGYGETTRTSLSGDVRLLESGPKPAAIVYVGRREIEKGSVTVSIYEGGSRRQTSVNASDPLGAADAIESLASRLEEPVKEIAGMVPRIPGDLSYQL, from the coding sequence TTGAGCCAAGAGAAGGACCACATGGACTACGCCCAAGACCTTGATATAGCTGCGAGGCCTGACTTAACAATATCCGTGCTAGGAACCGACGTGGGGTCCCTGTTGGGCCATGGAATACCTCTCTTCACCATAGGCGGCGGATACCTCAGGTCTGCGCTCTCACAAATATTAGTGAACTTCCACGCGAGGAGAGGCTATTACATAGCCGAGACGCCCATAGTGAGCAGCGGCGCCCTCTTTGAGCTCTCAGGTCACATGGGCTACTACAAGCAGAACATGTTCGTCTTCCAGGTAGAGGGCAAGGAGTATGCGGTAAAGCCAATGAATTGCCCCTTCCACATACTCATATTTCTGAGCGAAGTCACAAGGCACCGCAACAAGGTGAGCCTGCCATTCAAGGTATTTGAGGTTGGCAGGGTTCACAGGCTGGAGCCCAGCGGAAGCGTCTATGGGCTCCTCAGGTCAAGGAGCTTCACGCAGGACGACGCTCACATAATAACTCTTGGCAAGGACGCGGTAAACGTCATCACCTCGGTATTTGATGAGATGATAACTATTTACTCAAAGCTGTTTAATGTGGAGATGAACCCCTCCACTGTGACGCTCAGGCTGAGCCTTTCTGATAAGAGCAAGATAGGGACTGACTTCATGGGCACAAAGGATGAGTGGGAGAAGGCTGAGGACTTCCTGAGGGGCGCGCTAGAGGCCATAGCAAGCAAGTATGGACTAAGGTACACGGCCGCTGAGGGCGAAGCCGCATTCTATGGCCCGAAAATAGACGTGCTGGTGAAGTTAGGGAGCGGCCAGGAGGGCAAGGAGTGGCAGCTAGGCACCATACAGTTCGACTTTAACCTGCCCAGGAGGTTTAAGATATTTGATGCCGCCAAGGAACTCTATGGAAGTGAGGACGTTTACATAATACACCGCGCCCTAATAGGCTCCATAGAGAGGTTCCTCGGCGCGTACCTTGACAACTACAAGGGCAGGCTACCCTTCGTCTTAGCGCCCCTGCAGTTCGCAGTGCTGGCGATAAAGGCGGGCGACGAGTTTGACAAGAGAGTCGAGGACTTTGCCTTATCGCTCCACCGCGCCCTGGTGGCGAAGGGCTTTAGGTCAGGCTACGGGGAGACCACCAGGACCTCGCTCTCGGGCGACGTAAGGCTCCTGGAGTCAGGCCCCAAGCCTGCGGCCATAGTTTACGTGGGGAGAAGGGAGATAGAGAAGGGCTCTGTAACAGTGTCAATTTACGAAGGAGGCTCTAGAAGGCAGACATCAGTAAACGCTAGTGACCCCCTGGGAGCCGCTGATGCCATAGAGTCCCTGGCCTCTCGCCTGGAGGAGCCCGTAAAAGAGATAGCTGGCATGGTACCAAGGATCCCCGGCGACCTGAGCTACCAGCTGTGA
- a CDS encoding valine--tRNA ligase codes for MKLEPKISETRWDVNKELELLDLWRKEAASSTGAAEWREKEVLVIDTPPPYASGKWHVGGAAHYAQIDMIARYFRLKGYYVLVPFYADRNGLPVEVQVEKTYNINAKEMAATPEGRRKFLELCREFLDKAEKDLVNVWTRLGCSFDYWRDGTDSPKYRTMTQRTFIDLFKRGMIYEAERPVRWCPRCGTTLAEAEIEYEEREDFIYFIKYRLADSGQDLVVATTRPELLPACAALAYNPQDNRYKGLAGKRAVAPIFGNEVSIVEHPSVDMNFGTGLEMVCSYGDEDDVRLFRELNLKPKVIIDQDGRMTEEAGFLAGLKVEEARRKVVEELEKRGLLVKKVKVKHTVPVCWRCKTPLQIINRTELFLRQLDLREQMKELVSKLDVRPEFHRRKLLEWLDSIAMDWPISRDRYYGTEIPLWRCTKCGSLLVPEPGRYYRPWEEEPPWDRCPACGAPKEYLKGETRVFDTWFDSSISMLYVTKWLEDPEFFKKASPNVLRPQGEDIIRTWLYYSLLRVYQLTGKPAFRWIRITGMGLDPKGRPMHKSLGNVIDPDPIISKYGADAFRFWAASSAKLGYDYRYDEKKVITGRNFATKLWNLARFISAFPESQEVSSLRPIDRAFLALAQQYLDAAVKGYEDLDVYEPAVQLYELSWNVFAAHYVELVKDRAYSEGYPYEDRASAWYTLHRIFRAALVLLSPIMPFVTDYIYRQLYGRSVHAERLPEKLIEAPNLNELAEDARQIMNVNSSVWAYKKASGLRLTDPIKDYAVAVPARLSPYLDDLKLFHKAKFVTYERPLPEWTNIGPGIYLAPLPSTGADLSI; via the coding sequence TTGAAGCTAGAGCCAAAGATAAGCGAAACCCGATGGGACGTCAACAAGGAGCTTGAGCTACTCGACTTATGGCGCAAGGAAGCGGCCTCCTCAACGGGCGCCGCCGAGTGGCGCGAGAAGGAGGTGCTAGTGATAGATACGCCGCCGCCCTATGCCAGCGGCAAGTGGCATGTAGGAGGCGCAGCCCACTACGCGCAGATAGACATGATCGCGAGGTACTTCAGGCTGAAGGGATACTATGTACTAGTGCCATTCTATGCTGACAGAAATGGGCTACCTGTGGAGGTCCAGGTGGAGAAAACATATAATATCAATGCTAAGGAAATGGCCGCGACGCCTGAAGGCAGGAGGAAGTTCCTGGAGCTCTGCAGGGAGTTCCTGGACAAGGCTGAGAAGGACCTCGTTAACGTGTGGACAAGGCTTGGCTGCTCCTTCGACTACTGGCGCGATGGCACTGACAGCCCTAAGTACAGGACCATGACCCAGAGGACGTTCATAGACCTGTTCAAGAGGGGCATGATATACGAGGCTGAGAGGCCTGTGAGGTGGTGCCCCCGCTGCGGCACAACGCTGGCAGAGGCCGAGATAGAGTATGAAGAGAGGGAGGACTTTATCTACTTCATTAAATACCGCCTCGCTGACTCAGGCCAAGATCTTGTGGTGGCCACTACTAGGCCTGAGCTGCTCCCTGCCTGTGCAGCCTTAGCCTATAACCCTCAGGACAACAGGTACAAGGGCCTCGCAGGTAAGAGAGCAGTAGCGCCTATATTTGGAAACGAGGTCTCCATTGTAGAGCACCCGAGCGTTGACATGAACTTCGGCACAGGGCTTGAGATGGTCTGCAGCTACGGCGATGAAGATGACGTGAGGCTCTTCAGGGAGCTGAACCTCAAGCCTAAGGTCATCATAGATCAGGACGGCCGCATGACAGAGGAGGCAGGGTTCCTGGCGGGCCTAAAGGTCGAGGAGGCCCGCAGGAAGGTCGTTGAGGAGCTTGAAAAGAGAGGACTGCTAGTTAAGAAGGTCAAAGTTAAGCACACAGTGCCCGTGTGCTGGAGGTGTAAGACACCACTGCAAATAATAAACAGGACAGAGCTCTTCCTGAGACAGCTTGACCTGAGGGAGCAGATGAAGGAGCTCGTAAGCAAGCTCGATGTGAGGCCCGAGTTTCACAGGAGGAAGCTGCTTGAGTGGCTTGACTCCATAGCTATGGACTGGCCCATATCAAGGGACAGATACTACGGCACCGAGATACCGCTCTGGAGGTGCACGAAGTGCGGGTCCCTCCTGGTCCCAGAGCCAGGCAGATACTACAGGCCCTGGGAGGAGGAGCCCCCATGGGACAGGTGCCCTGCGTGCGGGGCGCCCAAGGAGTACCTCAAGGGGGAGACCCGCGTCTTTGACACGTGGTTCGACTCGAGCATTTCAATGCTTTACGTGACCAAGTGGCTCGAGGACCCGGAGTTCTTCAAGAAGGCCTCCCCAAACGTGCTGAGGCCCCAGGGCGAGGACATCATAAGGACGTGGCTCTATTACTCGCTGCTGAGGGTTTACCAGCTGACCGGAAAGCCCGCGTTCAGGTGGATTAGGATAACTGGCATGGGCCTTGACCCTAAGGGAAGGCCTATGCACAAGAGCTTAGGCAACGTAATAGACCCTGACCCCATTATAAGTAAGTACGGAGCCGACGCGTTCCGCTTCTGGGCCGCCTCATCGGCCAAGCTAGGCTATGACTACAGGTATGATGAGAAGAAGGTCATAACCGGCAGGAACTTCGCCACAAAGCTCTGGAACCTGGCGAGGTTCATTTCTGCCTTCCCAGAGTCCCAGGAGGTTAGTAGCCTCAGGCCCATAGACAGGGCGTTCCTGGCCCTGGCCCAGCAGTATTTGGATGCGGCAGTCAAGGGATACGAGGACCTCGACGTCTATGAACCTGCGGTACAACTTTACGAGCTCTCATGGAACGTCTTTGCGGCTCACTACGTTGAGCTAGTTAAGGACAGGGCGTACTCAGAGGGCTACCCCTACGAGGACAGGGCCTCGGCCTGGTACACGCTGCACAGGATCTTTAGGGCAGCCCTAGTGCTGCTATCACCTATAATGCCCTTTGTGACCGACTACATTTACAGGCAGCTCTACGGAAGAAGCGTGCATGCTGAGCGCCTGCCCGAGAAACTTATAGAAGCGCCAAACCTTAACGAACTGGCTGAGGACGCCAGACAGATTATGAATGTCAACAGCTCGGTGTGGGCCTACAAGAAGGCAAGCGGGCTTAGGCTGACGGATCCCATAAAGGACTACGCGGTGGCCGTACCGGCCAGGCTGTCGCCTTACTTAGATGACTTAAAGCTCTTCCATAAGGCTAAGTTTGTAACATATGAGAGGCCTCTGCCCGAGTGGACTAACATAGGCCCTGGAATTTATCTAGCTCCCTTACCTTCTACGGGCGCTGACCTTTCAATATAA
- a CDS encoding malate dehydrogenase: protein MITVVGGAGRVGVTTGAMVLLRDLDDVMLIDIKPNAPQGEALDLNHMAAVLGISRRAYGSNDYKDMSGSDIVIVTAGFPRKAGQTREDLLRVNADVMKQIAEQIKEYAPNSKVLVLTNPSDAMTYVMYKKLGFPRERVIGFSGLLDSPRLAYYASVKLNISPASIQPVVLGMHGEHMFPAPRLSSVGGAPLSSLLSQKDIDEIVKQTVEAGAEIIKLRGYSSNWAPAAGLALMAEAIKKDQRKVYIVSAYLNGEYGYKDVIAEVPAVLGRNGIEKILELPLTDEERKGLDASVNAVRDLLNALPPEYR from the coding sequence ATGATAACTGTTGTAGGCGGCGCTGGAAGGGTAGGGGTTACAACAGGAGCTATGGTGCTTCTCAGGGACCTTGACGATGTCATGCTAATAGATATAAAGCCCAACGCGCCGCAGGGAGAGGCGCTGGACCTTAACCACATGGCCGCGGTCCTAGGCATCTCAAGGAGGGCCTATGGGTCCAACGACTATAAGGACATGAGCGGCTCAGACATAGTGATAGTCACCGCCGGCTTCCCAAGGAAGGCGGGTCAGACAAGGGAGGACCTGCTCAGGGTCAACGCAGATGTAATGAAGCAGATAGCTGAACAAATTAAGGAGTACGCGCCTAACTCTAAAGTCCTTGTCCTAACCAACCCGTCCGATGCCATGACCTATGTTATGTACAAGAAGCTTGGGTTCCCAAGGGAGAGGGTGATAGGCTTCAGCGGCCTGCTGGACTCACCAAGGCTTGCCTACTACGCCTCCGTCAAGCTAAACATATCGCCGGCCTCCATACAGCCAGTGGTCCTCGGCATGCATGGAGAGCACATGTTCCCAGCGCCAAGGCTTTCAAGTGTAGGAGGCGCGCCTCTCAGCTCGCTCCTGAGCCAGAAGGACATTGACGAGATAGTGAAGCAGACCGTAGAGGCGGGAGCCGAGATAATAAAGCTAAGGGGCTACAGCAGCAACTGGGCTCCAGCGGCAGGCCTAGCCCTCATGGCTGAGGCCATAAAGAAGGACCAGAGGAAGGTGTACATAGTCAGCGCCTACCTGAACGGAGAGTACGGCTATAAGGATGTCATAGCTGAGGTCCCAGCGGTCCTTGGACGCAACGGCATTGAAAAGATATTAGAGCTGCCACTGACCGACGAAGAGAGGAAGGGCCTGGACGCTAGCGTAAATGCAGTAAGAGACCTGCTCAATGCGTTGCCTCCCGAATATAGGTAA
- a CDS encoding multiprotein bridging factor aMBF1, whose protein sequence is MPELYCEVCGKPIVGKGHRILMDGAEMLVCDECFVKLTKSGRAVPVTSRPREVRPRPKRTANEVALEVVDNYPELIRAARESKGWTQAALAQKLKISEAMVKKIESGKYKPTVDLAKKIEAVLNIKLLQPVESEEEGEEPPEDHLTFGDVAVVRRDKNS, encoded by the coding sequence TTGCCTGAACTATATTGTGAGGTCTGCGGAAAGCCGATAGTTGGGAAGGGGCACAGGATACTAATGGATGGCGCTGAAATGCTTGTCTGTGATGAGTGCTTCGTGAAGTTAACCAAAAGCGGCCGGGCAGTGCCTGTAACCTCTAGGCCCAGAGAGGTAAGGCCTCGGCCGAAGAGAACAGCTAACGAAGTGGCCCTAGAGGTCGTAGATAATTACCCGGAGCTGATAAGGGCTGCGAGGGAATCCAAAGGGTGGACCCAGGCAGCCTTAGCCCAGAAACTTAAAATAAGTGAGGCCATGGTAAAGAAGATAGAGAGCGGCAAGTATAAGCCTACCGTGGACTTAGCAAAGAAGATAGAAGCCGTTCTGAACATAAAGCTGCTTCAACCTGTTGAGAGCGAGGAAGAGGGGGAAGAGCCGCCTGAGGATCATCTCACCTTCGGGGACGTCGCCGTGGTTAGGAGGGACAAGAACTCTTGA
- the hflX gene encoding GTPase HflX, whose protein sequence is MNDVEASNKRKAVLVISREYLDHLEEALAIAESANYEVVDIIKRSRPGRRLSDEAARRISERAHRANAEVIIYYGNLEPSSLYKLEKESKLKVLDRVLIILEIFALHAGSKESKLQIEMARLKHELPLIREYIRRAKAGEQVDFLGPGRYAFEAYEKHVITRIARIRRELDELRRRVKTQEQARKDSGVVLASIVGYASAGKTSIFNAITGERQPTGPEYFTTLFAKHKMVNFNNTKIMLIDTVGFVRDVPAEIIESFYSTLQEASLADVLIFVVDSSEDVSAIREKVAAGVSLLSKLNAINKPIILAMNKIDLVARDDLNKKESLVRELLSHMGIKADLVEVSAVKKLNLEALLEKVSESARGAGGPSETLRQGVRAEARPQADAR, encoded by the coding sequence TTGAATGACGTTGAAGCGTCCAACAAACGAAAGGCCGTCTTAGTGATTTCAAGGGAGTATCTGGACCACTTAGAAGAGGCCCTTGCTATAGCTGAGAGCGCCAACTATGAGGTTGTTGATATAATTAAGAGGTCCAGGCCTGGTAGGAGGCTCAGCGACGAGGCCGCCAGGAGAATTAGCGAGAGGGCTCATAGGGCAAACGCCGAGGTAATAATATACTATGGCAACCTTGAGCCCTCGTCGCTCTATAAGCTCGAGAAGGAGTCGAAGCTCAAGGTCCTTGACAGGGTCCTTATAATACTCGAGATATTCGCCCTTCACGCTGGCTCTAAGGAGTCGAAGCTGCAGATAGAAATGGCCAGGCTTAAGCATGAGCTGCCCCTCATAAGGGAGTACATAAGGAGGGCTAAGGCCGGGGAGCAGGTCGACTTCTTAGGCCCCGGAAGATATGCCTTCGAAGCCTACGAGAAGCACGTAATAACTAGGATAGCTAGAATAAGGAGGGAACTGGACGAGCTGAGGCGCAGAGTTAAGACACAGGAACAGGCCAGGAAGGACAGCGGCGTGGTCCTGGCGTCGATAGTGGGCTACGCCTCTGCCGGTAAGACCTCTATATTTAACGCCATAACCGGCGAGAGGCAGCCCACGGGGCCTGAGTACTTCACTACGCTCTTCGCTAAACACAAGATGGTTAACTTCAACAACACCAAGATCATGCTGATAGACACCGTCGGCTTTGTAAGGGACGTGCCCGCTGAAATAATCGAATCCTTTTACTCGACGCTCCAGGAGGCCTCGCTAGCTGACGTTCTGATATTTGTCGTTGACTCCTCGGAGGACGTGAGCGCCATCAGGGAAAAGGTTGCGGCCGGGGTCTCGCTCCTAAGCAAACTTAACGCCATAAACAAGCCCATAATACTTGCCATGAACAAAATAGACTTAGTGGCGCGTGACGATCTAAACAAGAAAGAGTCCCTGGTGCGCGAGCTCTTATCGCATATGGGCATTAAGGCGGACTTAGTGGAGGTCTCAGCGGTTAAGAAGTTGAACCTGGAAGCGCTTCTAGAGAAGGTGTCGGAGAGTGCCAGAGGGGCTGGAGGACCTAGCGAAACCTTACGGCAAGGTGTACGTGCTGAGGCTAGGCCACAGGCCGACGCGAGATAA
- a CDS encoding tRNA (cytidine(56)-2'-O)-methyltransferase (catalyzes the S-adenosyl-methionine-dependent 2'-O-ribose methylation of C56 in tRNA transcripts) → MPEGLEDLAKPYGKVYVLRLGHRPTRDKRVTTHVALVARAFGANGFVLEGVCDDSVYNSLTKASNMWGGAIHYECGVNGHEYVKSWKANGGEVVHLTMYGMPVDDAIGKLSSSPKPKLIVVGSQKVEAFYYMNADYNIAIGWQPHSEVAALALFLDRLFKGRELYTYYTDAKASIIPTRRGKRVEWRGQRK, encoded by the coding sequence GTGCCAGAGGGGCTGGAGGACCTAGCGAAACCTTACGGCAAGGTGTACGTGCTGAGGCTAGGCCACAGGCCGACGCGAGATAAGAGGGTAACCACCCACGTGGCCTTAGTGGCCAGGGCCTTTGGCGCAAACGGTTTTGTCCTTGAAGGTGTCTGTGACGATTCGGTGTACAACTCCTTGACAAAGGCCTCAAACATGTGGGGAGGCGCAATTCATTACGAGTGTGGAGTTAACGGCCACGAGTATGTTAAGTCCTGGAAGGCTAACGGAGGTGAGGTGGTTCACCTGACAATGTATGGGATGCCTGTCGACGACGCCATTGGAAAACTTTCCTCCTCGCCGAAGCCTAAGTTGATAGTTGTCGGTTCTCAGAAGGTGGAGGCGTTCTATTACATGAACGCTGACTACAACATAGCTATTGGCTGGCAGCCCCACAGCGAGGTGGCAGCATTGGCTCTGTTTTTAGATAGGCTATTTAAAGGTAGGGAGCTCTATACTTACTATACGGACGCCAAGGCGTCCATAATTCCCACGAGAAGAGGGAAAAGGGTTGAGTGGAGAGGGCAACGGAAATAA
- a CDS encoding transcription initiation factor IIE, subunit alpha, which yields MSGEGNGNNEDDKSLEGLRQLIRMLAVKSGIDEAMADDLFDLLLTVDPEKGISDEEVEQMKGYKQADVRKVFRIFYDLRIASYRRGKHPDTGATRYYWYLDSRDADLALLRRKKQVLEKLKMRLEYERSNEFYVCPKDGTRYTFDYAYEYQFTCQKCGTMLVPEDNSSYIRVLENRISRLEEEIKRDERQIFGH from the coding sequence TTGAGTGGAGAGGGCAACGGAAATAATGAAGACGATAAGAGCCTGGAGGGACTAAGGCAGCTGATAAGGATGTTAGCGGTCAAGTCAGGTATTGATGAGGCCATGGCAGACGACCTCTTCGACCTTCTGCTCACGGTGGATCCTGAAAAGGGGATAAGCGATGAAGAAGTTGAACAGATGAAGGGCTACAAGCAGGCCGACGTCAGGAAGGTCTTCAGGATATTTTATGACCTGAGAATAGCCTCCTACAGGCGCGGCAAGCACCCTGACACGGGGGCCACAAGGTATTATTGGTACCTCGACTCCAGGGACGCGGACCTTGCACTGCTGAGGCGCAAGAAGCAGGTACTTGAGAAGCTTAAGATGAGGCTCGAGTACGAGAGAAGCAACGAGTTTTACGTGTGCCCCAAGGACGGCACCAGGTACACCTTCGACTACGCCTACGAATATCAGTTCACGTGCCAGAAGTGCGGTACGATGTTAGTTCCTGAGGACAACAGCAGCTACATCAGGGTCCTCGAGAACCGCATATCCAGGCTTGAGGAGGAGATCAAAAGGGATGAGAGGCAGATATTTGGCCATTGA
- a CDS encoding DNA cytosine methyltransferase, whose product MRGRYLAIDLFSGAGGFSRGFELAGFNVVAAVENDPPVAKTYKANFPETYLIADDIKDVSEPTIKDVSGYGRGDVDVVIASPPCEPFTPTNRRRMQDPVDRILSDPIGQLYLHAIRLIGELKPKYFVIENVSGVAEGPIRKVIEDELRRSGYDEVYFNIIRSEKYGAPNERVRAFVSNVQLKLRESRPITVEEALKGLPEPGSPWPPNHDYPQPLSRRLERKVSRIGWGRAMITFEGADSRRFRNFIRLNPKRPAPTVMGSSRFIHPYEDRLLTVREQARLMGFPDYHLFLGGRDSQYNMVGEAVPVPLAKNIAEFLLTLLDNEGRGFGRDG is encoded by the coding sequence ATGAGAGGCAGATATTTGGCCATTGACCTATTTTCAGGCGCTGGAGGCTTCTCGAGGGGCTTTGAGCTGGCCGGCTTTAACGTTGTGGCCGCAGTGGAGAACGACCCACCGGTAGCTAAGACCTACAAGGCAAACTTTCCAGAGACGTACCTGATAGCAGACGACATAAAGGACGTGAGCGAGCCCACAATAAAGGACGTGAGCGGCTACGGAAGGGGCGACGTTGATGTAGTCATAGCGAGCCCGCCCTGCGAGCCCTTCACGCCCACTAACAGGAGGAGGATGCAGGACCCTGTAGACAGAATACTCTCAGACCCGATAGGTCAGCTCTACCTTCACGCGATAAGGCTGATAGGTGAGCTGAAGCCAAAATACTTCGTCATAGAAAACGTTAGCGGGGTGGCGGAGGGGCCCATAAGGAAGGTAATAGAGGATGAGCTTAGGCGCAGCGGCTATGACGAAGTTTACTTCAACATCATCAGGTCAGAGAAGTACGGCGCCCCCAACGAGAGGGTTAGGGCCTTCGTCTCAAACGTGCAGCTTAAGCTCAGGGAGTCCAGGCCTATAACTGTGGAGGAAGCGCTCAAGGGCCTTCCCGAGCCCGGGAGCCCCTGGCCTCCAAACCATGATTACCCCCAGCCCCTGAGCAGGAGGCTGGAGAGGAAGGTGTCTAGGATAGGATGGGGCAGGGCCATGATAACTTTCGAGGGCGCCGACTCAAGGAGGTTTCGCAACTTCATAAGGCTTAACCCCAAGAGGCCAGCCCCCACTGTGATGGGATCCTCCCGCTTCATTCACCCCTACGAGGACAGGCTGCTTACGGTTAGGGAGCAGGCCAGGCTCATGGGCTTTCCTGACTACCACCTGTTCCTAGGGGGCAGGGACTCACAATATAACATGGTCGGCGAGGCCGTCCCCGTCCCCCTTGCCAAGAATATAGCTGAGTTCCTGCTCACGCTGTTAGATAATGAGGGTAGGGGCTTTGGGCGTGATGGCTGA